ATCCACCACCCTATCCACCCAGACCACACCCTTCTTCTCCAAGAGCCATCAGCGGGTGATGACTGTTCTGTTTGCCACAAAAATTGCAGCGGGTCCTTCTTTTACCGTTGCCGCCTCTGTTCTTTCAACCTCGACGTCGTATGTGCTTCGCGCTGGAGAACCAACGCCGACGATTGCCTCAAACACGCACTTGTCCCCTTGCGGAAGGGGATACAGTTCACTTGCGAATCTTGTGGCGAGGAAGCCATGGATGGCGGCTACATGTGTAGCGAATGTCGAGTCTTGATTCATGGTAAGTGCGATctatttccacacaccattaaCACTAAGACACATGATCACTCTCTGGTTCGCACCTATTCTCTAATTTGTCAAGTCGAGAAACAGGACAACGTGTTCTGTAAACTCTGTTATAACAAGGTGAAAACAAAATATGCAGTTTACTTTTGCCGGGAATGTGGCTATGTTGCCCACTTGCAATGTGCAAAGGAGCACCAAAGCTCTAGTGGAGCCACTAATTCCGTTGACTACTTAACTCATTTGGTTCATTTGGTCGAGGGAATCAGTCTAATGGAAGACCAAAAGGTTGGTCCAATGGAAATTAATCATTTCAGTCATCCCCAACATAATTTAATTCTCACCCATGAAAAGCTCATGGATGACATGCGTTGTGAGGCGTGCATGCATTTAATCTTTGGCGCCCCGTTTTACGGATGTGTCCAATGTAATTTCTTTCTTCATAATAAATGTGCTAAACTACCCTTAAAGATTAAGCGAGGCATATTTCATGAACATTCACTCACCCTCCTCTCTCAGACACCATACAAGGATGGATTGTTTTGGTGTGATGCCTGTAATCGTGGTCGCCACGGCTTCACCTATATATGTGACGAATGTGAATGGTACAATTTGGACGTTCAATGTTGTTTAATTCCGGAAACTCTTAAACATGAAGGTCATCAACACTCTCTCTTCCTTGCTATAAGATCTTTTGAAACTTGCAATGCTTGTGGTGAAAAGAGTGATAGTAATGTGATCTTTGTGTGCACAGATTGCAAGTTCACATTGTGTATTAGATGTACAACTCTTCCACTTGTAGGTAAATATCTATATGATACACATCTCCTAAAACTTTCTTATAGACGTGAAGGCAATTCTGAAGAGTATTattgtttgatttgtgaagaagaaagagatcATCCAAATTACTGGTTCTATTACTGTGATAAATGTAAGTTTACTGCTCATCCCCGATGTATTATTGAAGATTATCCGTGCATGAAGTTTGGAAGTATTTACATAAATAAAGATCACCAACATCCTCTCACTTACAATATATGGGACGAGGGTGGTATCTCTAACAAGTGAACACTtggtgtaaagaccaagaaaaattaataagaatttaacatttaataaattgtatttattaaatgatgGGACTAATAATTATGTTTTAGGCGATAGTATCtatgttaagaaaataaaataagtttaaaataaatagtagaattataataattattatagtgggTCCTAGTTGCATAAATATTCAATTACATTAATTAAAGTGTGGTTTAAATATATGTAGGGTCAAATGTTAATTGTTAAATGATAGagttttaataaaatgatgTCCTATTGTAATTTTTATAAGCCAGTGGTTTTTAAAATAGAGGTAATCTCttatgagtgccaaatattgcatatgtggaccccttaatttgcgtttactaaacctttagctttattattttctaatatttttggttagttttgatattttagtattttgcaggtcattgagagaaaataatagctttaaggtgaaaaatgcaaagtttgtaataaagcatactttgagaagacctaaatgatgtggttatgttcaaccaaatcaagaagatgactaaattggaatttctctaattgaagTCCAAATCGGATTgaattaaatttcagattttgcaCATGTCATAGTTTTTTTGctataactttctgctcaagaATCGGATTAAAGTGAAACCAAcagcattggaaagctaactcaaagtACTACAAATCaatgtgaaatagaattttttcACTTCGGACGTTTGCTATGCCAAACGTGTCCCGCAATAAAAAATCGTCAATCtgaacgaatttggaatcattttccttcttggatggagttttcagtctcctactcaaactagaagactaacctccgatttttctagaataTCTAGGACTTATAGGGCTTGTTTTGTCCCTATAAATaaacctctaagcctcaagaaagaAGGGGAGAAGCTAGAAgccaaatatattttcttctttttagtttagtttttctttagggtaggtttttattttcaataatcatatGTAGTTggattttcaactaaggttgaggatgaaacctcaccattgaagaacaacaatatttttatgtaagtttatattatccgattttatgagttttttatttttaattgttctacttcaattcaattattgagatgattcttggatatatattgtgatttacggatacatgtaatgatttgagatagtttcatttaattgattgcttgggtttttatttatcaaaatgttggatattcattgtgtttcgttcttcgggaacatttgatgatttgatttaaatcggatatcttttgtaatttataCAAAGAATTGATTCATAAATTTTAGTGagtttttgaagcatagtagaacattgttggagaaataatcagctccaaagacacgtgggcctatggtagtatcgggggccgagcccatcgggttggcccggccagatcagacctaagtacaagaccattcgttatctccaaaaagacggatattcagaatatatcaaaataggcttctatcccatcaaatatgggataaaggtacctaatagaatgacattagctaaaggggtaatgtcctatccagtttggactctactacccaattcaaattctatgaagataaaattaaagactatgtgatctaggactcagactccaaatcagattatgctccaagtattttagcagttttataactgtgagcctataaataagactactacgccaggtattaaaaaacagattctctgaactcttgagattactgatattcttcagaaaataagtttgaactgacttaggcatcggagtgggggtccggtcggcacccccgacgagccgtttgttattttgcagattacgaggagaacgaacatcgaggaaggcaacgaatcacaaggcaacacgtcaccgtaccggaaactgtaccaacaaacatacataagatttgtgtggtgagaacttcgaatgtgtattgatgaacatgagaatatgttgctatgatttggtgagtatGGATTTCAAAACCttagtatattttcttttgttttattttactttatttagtttatgtttcttttttttttttatcaaaaatcaaattttcaagttttttggaactaggttaagatttaattagttttaaaaaaaaattgttcttaaaaaacacaattccctgggAGATCAACCTCGCACTTACAATCCATTAACTGCGAACGATTTGTGTACTTGCGAGTATAATTAAAATCTACATCAATCTCCATTTGACACGTGTTGCTACTCGATTGGCCGTAGTGGATTTCATTATCTCCTCCCAACCACTCATCTTGTGCTACGTGTCCCTCACAttatccattttctttctttttctcactCCCCCTCACCTGCACGTcactcctctcttcttctttcttttctttacatcTTTCTCCCTCACGCCCGACACAGGCCCCCCTCTCTCGGCTTCTCTTCTCACACGAACCCCTCTCCCcccttctttatttcttctttctccaCAGCAACCCAATGCCTTTTTCTCatccctttccttttcttctctttgatttGCATCTGCTGGCCGTGTGTGAGCTGCTGCCGAGAGTGGGATTTCTGCATAAAGTTATTGTTGGCCGAAAATGCTTAGAAGCCAAGGTGagattttctcttctctcttgcaTTTGATTTCACTTTTATCCCTTTGAATTTCTGGAAAAACTGAGTGGGTCACTTTGGGGTTTGATCTAGGTTTAATCCTAGGGTTTTCTTTTTATGGGTGATTGTTTGTATTCATATTTTAGGATTTATGCTAGATGAAAATAGAGTTTGATTTGAGTTTTATTTAAGAAGAAAACTTCGGATTTCCTAGATATTCTCTGTTGATGGCCGGATGATGGGTTCCTTGCTTGGGTTTCGGTTTTGGTGGGTGTATTGTGGTGAAATAtggggcttgtttggcaaagacatgtacagaacagaacagaacagagtagtgggttgttaattttagaattagtaaaagttgatgatgtgatataaaaaggtgaaaaagttttgttttgtagtgaatttttttatttgaatagtaataaaaaattatttatgtgatataaaaagtgaaaaaagtgagaatgttttgatgttgattggtagtaagaaatataaaaaagtaaaaaaaaagtgcatAAACAGTACACGCATTACTGTGTACTGTTCTGTaacttaacaaacaaggccATGAAATTGGGGATGTTTGTGGTGGATGATTCCATGTTTTTGGAGGTTATGGCCGAATGGGTATTGTTTTTATTTGGGTTTTGAGATTTTGGTATTTACTGTTTTGGCTTCAAATTGGGGTTGTGTATTGGAATAAATTGGCATTTGTTGGTGATGGATTTTGATGGGTGTTTTACAAGGATTTGGATTGGTGATTCTTGATTGGAATGGGTTGTGTGATTCTTGGATGTGGATGGCCGAATGGGGTGATTGTTAAGCTAGGTTTCAGAATGTTTTTGAGAATGTTTTTGAGTGTGATTTTGAGTTATGGTTAGAGTGATTGATGATGTTGGTTGAAATTATGGAATTGAGTTCTTGATGGAATCCAAAATTAGAATTGATTTTGGGGTTCCTTTCTTTTGTAGCCGTATATGTGTATTGAAATGGTGGATTTATGGTGTTTTTAGTTGTTTGATTTCCATTGAATATTTGAGGTTGCTTAGATTGGTTGGATTCTTGTGTTGTTTCACTTTTAGTCTTTGGGTTAATTTTCTATTGTGATTGATGTTTGTGGTTAGTTGATTGGCATTTTGATGTTTATTTTGGGTGACTCTTAAGTGCTATAGCCATATGATATTTGGGTTGGAGTTTTTGGGCTTTGCTTGGTAGATGCTAGGTTAAGGTCTTGGAATGTGTCTTTGGAAACTGGATGGGCTAATTTGGGGAGATTACGATGGTGTTGAATTGTTGAATGTTGTTTATATGCTAGTtagaaattctggatttttGAAGTTAAAACTAATTAGGTTTGTTTTGCATAGAAATTTTCTATGACCAAATGGATGAATATTATTTGTCGGTTGGCCTGGTTGATTAAACTATGGTTTGTGGATTTTATAAAGAGCTGAATATGGTAAGGTTATGTTGGGGTGAATGTCAATAACAAAATGCACAGCGGAAATTATCTACCCctctttgtgcaaattaaatagtcaatctaACTAGCACCATAATATCAACTCATCCaaaaacaatgcagaaaaataaatccagcaaccaccacaagcaagacaccaaaatttttacGTGGAAAACCCTCCGGTGTGAAGGAAAAAACCACGGGACCTAATCCAGTTAAaacttccactatcaacaataatgggcttacaaattgtcttctctagaacaatatctagaggttatcaccacatcaagaatacacacattcttggattaaaacataaattcatcacttcAAAAGTGAATTCCAATcaacaacaaagaaaggtcTCACCAAGTGGGGATGAACAACCAAGCAACTGGAGAGGAAGTCCAACGATCGACACCAGTCAATGCGTAGCCCTCGTTGTCAGGAACAACATAttgaaatttcatcaagatcggacCATAAATGACCCTCTAATCTCTGACGGAAATGGGTATGTGTAAAACACTATTTTTCTCTCCTCCCTCACTGTTTGCTCGAGCTTGTTTTCAAAAACGAAGTGCTTCCCTCTCTGTTTTAGGCTTGAAAAAAACTGCaagcctttttttctttttctttcttcttcttctttggtcgcAAGTCACACACTGTGCGTGACTTGCTTGCTGCCAATAGAAACAAGGGTTGTCTCCCCTGTTTCTTTGGCCTGGGTTGGTCCCCCTCGtaggagggaccacccaacaGGTTAGAATATGAGCTTAGGTGTTTGATTTACTATAATGATTGAGTCTTTAGATAATATAGTTTTAGGTATATTGACTTGTCATGGGTTATTGTTTCAATGTCGATTGTAAGACTAATAGAGGAGTTgattttaatatgaaaattagGATTTCAAAGTATTTGTGGGAGTAAAGTTGAGTTGATTCTAGAATGGATGTAAAAAGTATTTCTATGTGATTTTGCGGAAAGTCTATGGGTGTCCCCTTAAGAACAATGAGTTCATTTGGATGTCTAGGAAATGGATTGTGAATTAATGGTTTTATCCCTCATTATGATTTCATTGGTATGTTGACTATGAAATTGTATTAGGTTATGGTGATAAATGATAAGCTTTTAGTTTTGTACTAATTTGGCGATAAGAAACAAAGTAATAAAGTTTAGGGGCCTAAAATGTATACCAAGTGAACAAGTAATTAAACAACCAATGCATTTATTCTTATTGAGTAAAGTAGTTGTGTATTAATGGATTAGGCTTAAGTGTTGCATgtgtatacatatacatgtatatagtTTAAGTAcaaatattgttaacttagtaagtaaatgaCAAGCTATAAAAGGATTAACAGTAATTTTGTAATACAACAATAATAGATAAGTAAATggaaatagtaaatacatctttgtattaataaacaaagatCATATGaccctaaacctaaatgatatcctaataatagtttaggatacctaaCTATCTTTAGAAGCGTGTAATGCAACGTGTGAGCAAGTAGATaatttatgtgtcatagagtatagagttcaatagcagAGTCTAACATTATAATTGTTTGCAGTGTCATGTCataattggagactttaatGGGTTCTTCATTGTTGAGTTCGAGTCGtgagtctaa
The sequence above is drawn from the Alnus glutinosa chromosome 11, dhAlnGlut1.1, whole genome shotgun sequence genome and encodes:
- the LOC133881335 gene encoding uncharacterized protein LOC133881335 — its product is MAEQVQETSLQVVNKNTRLGETDVQDCSLWHHLIFRQELEIDDQKQDLCWLCNEPASGSPAYKCLKCNFRQHKSCIDRPHGVDLEIEHKYWWKRHHLMLIAIDITINVVCSGCKEPVFGPAYKCSIPECAFLLHKSCGELSNAIHHPIHPDHTLLLQEPSAGDDCSVCHKNCSGSFFYRCRLCSFNLDVVCASRWRTNADDCLKHALVPLRKGIQFTCESCGEEAMDGGYMCSECRVLIHVYFCRECGYVAHLQCAKEHQSSSGATNSVDYLTHLVHLVEGISLMEDQKVGPMEINHFSHPQHNLILTHEKLMDDMRCEACMHLIFGAPFYGCVQCNFFLHNKCAKLPLKIKRGIFHEHSLTLLSQTPYKDGLFWCDACNRGRHGFTYICDECEWYNLDVQCCLIPETLKHEGHQHSLFLAIRSFETCNACGEKSDSNVIFVCTDCKFTLCIRCTTLPLVGKYLYDTHLLKLSYRREGNSEEYYCLICEEERDHPNYWFYYCDKCKFTAHPRCIIEDYPCMKFGSIYINKDHQHPLTYNIWDEGGISNK